The Halichoerus grypus chromosome 9, mHalGry1.hap1.1, whole genome shotgun sequence genome has a window encoding:
- the LOC118536050 gene encoding cilia- and flagella-associated protein 276-like produces MPFARDPFQHPTLDNDDTFLGKLRASKIPKDDLDFYLASLYNHHTGTLKNKSEILLHQETTQHTHGIIKTQFPGELLSPPLPPPITSQANIRHWINPKKESIHSVQGPIVSPHTAATNGGYSRKNDGGFFST; encoded by the exons ATGCCTTTCGCCCGAGACCCCTTCCAGCACCCTACGCTGGATAATGATGATACCTTCCTGGGAAAACTCCGGGCTTCTA AGATACCAAAGGATGACCTGGATTTCTACTTAGCATCCTTGTACAACCACCACACAGGGACATTAAAGAACAAAAGTGAGATACTCTTACACCAGGAGACCACCCAGCATACCCATGGAATCATCAAGACCCAATTCCCTGGAGAACTTTTATCCCCTCCTCTGCCACCTCCCATCACTTCCCAAGCTAACATCAGACACTGGATCAACCCTAAGAAGGAGTCTATCCACAGCGTCCAGGGACCCATAGTGTCCCCTCACACTGCAGCCACCAATGGAGGCTACTCCCGAAAGAATGATGGTGGCTTCTTCTCTACCTAA